A genomic region of Nostoc sp. UHCC 0702 contains the following coding sequences:
- a CDS encoding methionine adenosyltransferase, translated as MSRRYLFTSESVTEGHPDKICDQISDTILDALLTQDPSSRVAAEVVVNTGLVLITGEITTKANVNFVNLARKKIAEIGYVDADNGFSANSTSVLLALDEQSPDIAQGVNSAQETREQDSDEQFDKIGAGDQGIMFGFACNETPELTPLPISLAHRIARRLAAVRKTGELSYLRPDGKTQVTVVYEDGRPVGIDTILISTQHNASIGEITDEAAVQAKIKEDLWTAVVQPVFSDIDIKPTEETRFLVNPTGKFVVGGPQGDSGLTGRKIIVDTYGGYSRHGGGAFSGKDPTKVDRSAAYAARYVAKNIVAAGLADKVEIQLSYAIGVARPTSILVDTFGTGKVDEEILLELIKQNFELRPAGIIHTFNLRNLPSERGGRFYQDVAAYGHFGRNDLDLPWERTDKAELLKQAVSQTLEAAIA; from the coding sequence TTGTCTCGTCGTTATTTATTTACCTCCGAGTCTGTCACCGAAGGTCATCCAGATAAAATCTGCGATCAGATTTCTGATACGATTCTAGATGCCTTGCTGACACAAGATCCCAGCAGCCGTGTTGCTGCCGAAGTCGTAGTTAATACTGGCTTAGTGCTAATCACTGGTGAAATTACCACCAAAGCCAACGTCAATTTTGTCAATCTTGCCCGCAAGAAAATTGCTGAAATTGGCTACGTTGATGCTGATAACGGCTTTTCTGCTAACAGTACCAGTGTACTTCTAGCTTTAGACGAACAATCACCAGATATTGCTCAAGGTGTGAACAGCGCCCAAGAAACCCGCGAACAGGATAGTGATGAGCAATTCGACAAGATTGGCGCGGGCGATCAAGGGATTATGTTCGGCTTTGCCTGCAACGAAACACCAGAACTGACGCCTTTACCGATCAGCCTTGCTCACCGCATTGCCCGCCGATTGGCAGCAGTCCGCAAAACAGGTGAATTATCATACCTGCGCCCTGATGGTAAAACACAAGTAACTGTGGTCTACGAAGATGGTCGTCCTGTAGGCATTGATACTATCCTCATTTCCACCCAGCACAACGCCAGTATTGGGGAAATCACTGATGAGGCAGCAGTACAAGCCAAAATTAAAGAAGACCTGTGGACAGCAGTAGTCCAACCTGTTTTTAGCGACATTGACATTAAGCCGACTGAGGAGACACGCTTTTTAGTCAACCCCACCGGTAAGTTCGTTGTTGGTGGCCCGCAAGGAGACTCTGGTCTGACAGGACGGAAGATTATTGTTGATACCTACGGTGGTTATTCCCGACATGGCGGCGGTGCTTTTTCCGGTAAAGACCCCACCAAGGTAGACCGTTCTGCTGCTTATGCTGCTCGCTATGTGGCGAAAAATATTGTCGCTGCTGGGTTAGCAGATAAAGTTGAAATCCAGCTATCCTATGCTATTGGCGTAGCACGACCAACAAGCATTTTGGTGGATACCTTTGGCACTGGCAAAGTGGATGAAGAAATCTTACTGGAATTAATCAAACAGAACTTTGAACTGCGTCCAGCGGGGATTATCCATACTTTCAACTTACGTAATTTACCAAGTGAACGAGGCGGACGTTTTTATCAGGACGTCGCGGCTTACGGTCATTTTGGGCGGAACGATCTAGATTTGCCTTGGGAGCGCACCGATAAGGCCGAATTGTTGAAACAAGCTGTTAGTCAGACACTAGAAGCTGCGATCGCTTAG
- a CDS encoding phosphoribulokinase, producing the protein MTSKPESVVLIGVAGDSGCGKSTFLRRLIDLFGEELMTVICLDDYHSLDRKQRKETGITALDPRANNFDLMYEQIKALKSGQAIDKPIYNHETGKIDPPERIEPNHIVVVEGLHPLYDERVRSLIDFSVYFDISDEVKIAWKIQRDMAERGHRYEDVVAQINSRKPDFEKFIEPQREFADVVLQVLPTNLIKNDTERKVLRVRMLQREGKEGFEPAYLFDEGSTINWTPCGRKLTCSYPGMQVYYGSDVYYGRYVSVLEVDGQFDNLEEVIYIETHLSNTSTKYQGELTHLLLQHREYPGSNNGTGLFQVLTGLKMRAAYELLTANEAKLAVQV; encoded by the coding sequence ATGACAAGTAAGCCAGAAAGCGTGGTATTGATTGGAGTAGCCGGAGACTCTGGGTGTGGTAAATCTACGTTTTTGCGTCGTTTAATAGATTTATTTGGTGAAGAATTAATGACAGTCATCTGTTTGGATGACTATCATTCTTTAGATCGCAAACAGCGTAAAGAAACCGGAATAACTGCACTTGACCCTAGGGCAAACAATTTCGACCTGATGTATGAGCAAATTAAAGCGCTCAAGAGTGGTCAAGCGATTGATAAGCCTATTTACAACCACGAAACCGGCAAGATTGATCCGCCAGAACGGATAGAGCCGAATCACATTGTAGTTGTTGAAGGGCTGCATCCTTTATATGATGAGCGGGTGCGATCGCTGATCGACTTCAGCGTTTATTTTGACATCAGCGATGAAGTCAAAATTGCCTGGAAAATCCAGCGCGATATGGCAGAAAGGGGTCATCGTTACGAAGATGTGGTAGCACAAATCAATTCTCGTAAACCTGACTTTGAAAAGTTTATCGAACCGCAAAGAGAATTTGCCGATGTGGTTCTCCAGGTATTACCTACAAACTTGATCAAAAACGACACTGAACGCAAAGTCTTGCGGGTACGGATGCTTCAGCGCGAAGGCAAAGAAGGCTTTGAGCCAGCTTACCTGTTTGATGAAGGGTCAACAATTAATTGGACTCCCTGCGGACGTAAGCTAACCTGTTCCTACCCTGGTATGCAAGTGTACTATGGCTCAGATGTTTACTACGGTCGCTACGTCTCAGTGCTAGAAGTAGATGGTCAGTTTGACAACTTAGAAGAAGTCATTTACATCGAAACCCATCTCAGCAATACATCGACCAAATATCAAGGTGAATTGACTCACTTGTTACTCCAACACCGTGAGTATCCAGGTTCCAACAATGGTACTGGTTTGTTCCAAGTGCTTACAGGTTTAAAAATGCGTGCTGCCTATGAGCTTTTGACAGCAAACGAAGCAAAGCTAGCAGTTCAGGTTTAA
- a CDS encoding ferredoxin-NADP reductase gives MYNQGAVEGAANTESGSRVFVYEVVGLRQNEETDQTNYPIRNSGSVFIRVPYNRMNQEMRRITRLGGKIVSIQPWSGLQQLNGANNEGNGKATPANANAEEQPKNKDNKGNTMTQAKAKHADVPVNTYRPNAPFIGKVISNEPLVQEGGIGIVQHIKFDLTGSNLKYIEGQSIGIIPPGLDKNGKPEKLRLYSIASTRHGDDVDDKTVSLCVRQLEYKHPETGETVYGVCSTHLCYLKPGEDVKITGPVGKEMLLPDDPDANVIMMATGTGIAPMRAYLWRQFKDAERAANPEYQFKGFSWLIFGVPTTPNLLYKEELEEIQQKYPDNFRLTCAISREQKNPQGGRMYIQDRVAEHADELWQLIKDEKTHTYICGLRGMEDGIDAALTAAAAKEGVTWSDYQKQIKKAGRWHVETY, from the coding sequence ATGTACAATCAAGGTGCTGTTGAGGGTGCTGCCAACACAGAATCAGGTAGCCGCGTCTTCGTTTACGAAGTGGTGGGTCTGCGTCAGAACGAAGAAACTGATCAAACCAACTACCCAATTCGTAATAGTGGCAGTGTGTTCATCAGAGTGCCTTACAACCGCATGAATCAAGAAATGCGACGTATCACTCGCCTAGGCGGCAAAATTGTGAGTATCCAACCCTGGAGTGGCCTACAGCAACTCAATGGTGCTAACAATGAGGGGAATGGTAAAGCTACACCTGCGAATGCTAACGCTGAAGAACAGCCCAAGAATAAGGACAACAAAGGCAACACCATGACTCAAGCGAAAGCCAAACACGCTGATGTTCCTGTCAATACTTACCGCCCCAATGCACCGTTTATTGGCAAGGTGATTTCTAATGAACCTTTGGTGCAAGAAGGTGGGATTGGTATTGTTCAGCACATCAAGTTTGACCTGACAGGCAGTAATCTCAAGTATATAGAAGGTCAAAGTATCGGCATTATTCCGCCAGGTTTAGATAAAAATGGCAAGCCAGAAAAACTGAGACTCTACTCCATCGCTTCGACTCGCCACGGTGATGATGTAGATGACAAGACAGTATCGCTGTGCGTTCGTCAGTTGGAATACAAGCATCCCGAAACCGGCGAAACAGTCTACGGTGTATGCTCTACTCACCTGTGTTACCTCAAACCTGGGGAAGATGTCAAAATTACAGGGCCAGTGGGTAAGGAAATGTTGTTACCCGATGACCCAGATGCCAACGTGATTATGATGGCAACTGGAACAGGCATTGCGCCGATGCGGGCTTACCTATGGCGTCAGTTTAAAGATGCTGAAAGAGCAGCAAACCCAGAATACCAATTTAAAGGATTTTCTTGGCTAATATTTGGTGTTCCCACAACACCAAATCTCTTATATAAGGAAGAACTGGAAGAAATTCAACAGAAATATCCTGACAACTTCCGCCTGACTTGCGCTATCAGCCGGGAACAAAAGAATCCCCAAGGTGGCAGAATGTACATCCAAGACCGCGTAGCAGAACATGCAGATGAACTGTGGCAGTTGATTAAGGATGAAAAAACCCACACCTATATTTGTGGTTTGCGCGGTATGGAAGATGGCATCGATGCTGCTTTAACAGCTGCTGCTGCTAAAGAAGGAGTCACCTGGAGTGATTACCAAAAACAAATCAAGAAAGCTGGCCGCTGGCACGTAGAAACATACTAA
- a CDS encoding homoserine dehydrogenase, whose protein sequence is MGVKLGILGLGTVGTGTVQLLQDAVGRHPLLQEIEIYRVGVRSLFKPRAVELPEGIITTDLESIVNDPAVDIVVEVMGGLEPARSLILQAINNGKHVVTANKAAIARFGAEIFTAANTAGVYVMLEAAVGGGIPVIQPLKQSLSVNRIQAITGIVNGTTNYILTRMQTEGSNFSDVLADAQKLGYAEADPTADVDGLDAADKIAILASLGFGGRIHLQDVYCEGIRQVSKTDIAYADKLGFVIKLLAIAKTTSSSPSSPSSPLSVRVHPTLVPKTHPLASINGVNNAILVEGEPIGQVMFFGPGAGAGATASAVSSDILNLVATLQTSTAKPNALLGCRHQHYSEIAPIAELVTRFYARFLTKDQPGVIGKLGTCFGDYGVSLESIVQTGFQGELAEIVVVTHDVKEGDFRQAQAEIRDLSAIDSIPSLLRVL, encoded by the coding sequence GTGGGTGTAAAGCTAGGAATACTAGGATTAGGTACTGTAGGCACGGGTACAGTGCAGTTACTACAAGATGCAGTTGGGCGTCACCCGTTGTTACAGGAAATAGAAATATATCGGGTGGGAGTACGATCGCTCTTTAAACCCCGTGCAGTAGAATTGCCAGAAGGTATCATCACAACAGATTTAGAATCAATTGTCAACGATCCGGCGGTGGATATAGTCGTTGAGGTGATGGGGGGACTGGAACCAGCGCGATCGCTCATCCTCCAAGCGATCAATAATGGGAAGCATGTAGTTACTGCCAACAAAGCAGCGATCGCTCGTTTTGGGGCAGAAATTTTCACCGCTGCCAATACTGCCGGGGTATATGTCATGCTAGAAGCCGCCGTAGGTGGTGGTATACCCGTGATTCAACCCCTGAAGCAATCTTTAAGTGTTAACCGCATTCAAGCAATTACTGGCATAGTTAACGGTACAACTAACTACATCCTTACCCGGATGCAAACTGAAGGCAGTAACTTCAGCGATGTCTTGGCTGATGCCCAAAAATTGGGTTACGCTGAAGCTGACCCCACCGCTGATGTAGATGGCTTGGATGCAGCAGATAAAATTGCTATCCTGGCATCATTGGGTTTTGGTGGACGCATCCATCTGCAAGATGTGTATTGTGAGGGAATTCGGCAAGTTAGCAAAACAGATATTGCCTACGCCGACAAATTGGGATTTGTGATTAAATTATTAGCGATCGCTAAAACAACTTCCTCATCCCCCTCATCTCCCTCATCTCCCCTCTCAGTTCGAGTCCATCCCACCTTAGTACCCAAAACCCACCCCTTGGCTAGCATTAACGGAGTTAATAACGCCATTTTGGTGGAAGGTGAACCCATCGGACAAGTGATGTTTTTCGGCCCTGGTGCTGGTGCTGGTGCAACTGCCAGTGCCGTATCTTCTGATATTTTAAATCTGGTTGCTACCCTGCAAACCAGTACAGCAAAACCAAATGCTTTATTGGGGTGTAGACATCAACATTACTCTGAAATTGCCCCAATTGCAGAACTCGTGACGCGATTTTATGCCAGGTTCCTGACTAAAGATCAGCCCGGAGTTATTGGTAAATTGGGTACTTGCTTTGGCGATTACGGTGTTAGTTTGGAGTCAATTGTCCAAACTGGTTTTCAGGGAGAACTGGCAGAGATTGTTGTAGTCACCCATGATGTGAAAGAAGGCGACTTTCGCCAGGCCCAAGCAGAAATTCGTGATTTGTCAGCTATAGACAGCATTCCCAGCTTACTACGAGTGTTATGA
- a CDS encoding S-layer homology domain-containing protein, which yields MTNRPPGDRESSPESALGFDEFIAILVAFTTIGGIIFWSFFRKDTDWNFNKGLSPLPTPSANVQPNNLPSPSPTFKSKPNPGSNVNTFPSPPDADVVEPDTIQAPNDQVIPRPVLPPANVTPIESNKTQMPLSLSKDFESSIKSSPLPLVSPAKNKSTIPPPIAFNDVSGDFWASRFINVLSSRGIIKGFPDYTFRPNQPVNRAEFAAILQQAFEQEGTNSTISFQDVPAKSWAIPAINRAISTGFLKGYPNKTFKPEQKISRVQVLVALVSGLNLKQPATPSKVLSIYKDAQDIPKYATLKIAAATANNLVINYPDSKIFAPNKEATRAEVAAMVHQALVRTGRLERISSQSIVQLSQ from the coding sequence ATGACAAACAGACCACCTGGCGATCGCGAGTCATCCCCAGAAAGTGCCCTTGGCTTTGATGAATTCATAGCCATTTTAGTCGCCTTCACTACTATCGGTGGGATTATATTTTGGTCATTTTTCCGTAAGGATACTGACTGGAACTTCAACAAAGGGCTGTCACCGTTACCGACTCCATCTGCTAACGTTCAACCCAACAATCTCCCGTCACCATCCCCAACTTTTAAGTCGAAACCAAACCCAGGTTCTAACGTCAACACTTTCCCATCGCCTCCAGATGCAGATGTTGTTGAACCCGACACGATTCAAGCCCCAAATGACCAAGTAATTCCTAGACCGGTCTTACCACCTGCTAATGTGACTCCCATCGAGTCAAACAAGACGCAAATGCCTTTGAGTTTATCCAAAGACTTTGAGTCGTCAATCAAATCATCACCTTTGCCTTTAGTCTCGCCTGCCAAAAACAAGTCAACCATCCCGCCACCAATTGCCTTTAACGATGTTTCTGGTGACTTTTGGGCAAGTCGTTTTATTAACGTTCTCTCTTCGCGTGGTATAATAAAAGGCTTTCCAGATTATACTTTTAGACCGAATCAGCCTGTTAACCGTGCCGAATTTGCGGCTATACTCCAACAAGCCTTTGAACAAGAGGGTACTAATTCCACCATATCCTTTCAAGATGTTCCAGCAAAATCCTGGGCAATACCAGCAATTAATCGAGCTATTAGCACTGGATTTTTAAAAGGCTACCCTAACAAAACTTTTAAACCTGAACAAAAGATTTCACGAGTGCAGGTGTTGGTTGCTCTTGTCAGTGGTTTGAATCTCAAACAACCAGCAACCCCATCCAAGGTTTTAAGTATTTACAAAGATGCTCAAGATATTCCTAAATATGCCACGCTCAAGATAGCAGCTGCCACAGCTAATAATCTTGTAATTAACTATCCCGATTCTAAAATTTTTGCTCCCAATAAAGAAGCTACCCGTGCTGAGGTAGCTGCAATGGTTCATCAAGCTTTAGTACGAACTGGGAGATTGGAAAGAATTTCATCTCAAAGTATTGTGCAATTGTCACAGTAA
- a CDS encoding CAAD domain-containing protein has translation MQEPEFTETKSKEATVPDINSQTGTITKLQPPAQSQDEWLKYGEQISGFLATLPEYVGNFFNQYKQPLVSIGLIVGAIVAVKVLLAVLDSLNDIPLVAPTFELIGIGYSAWFVYRYLLKASTRRELTNEITTLKSQVVGKQAPEA, from the coding sequence ATGCAAGAACCGGAATTCACAGAAACCAAGTCCAAAGAGGCAACAGTGCCAGATATTAACAGCCAAACTGGAACCATTACCAAACTTCAGCCTCCTGCACAGTCTCAAGATGAATGGCTAAAATACGGAGAACAAATTTCTGGCTTTTTAGCGACGTTGCCCGAATATGTGGGAAACTTCTTCAATCAGTACAAGCAACCCCTGGTTAGCATTGGCTTAATTGTGGGAGCAATTGTTGCCGTTAAGGTGCTATTAGCAGTATTAGATTCTTTGAATGATATTCCTTTGGTAGCACCAACCTTTGAATTGATTGGTATTGGTTACTCTGCTTGGTTTGTTTACCGTTATTTACTCAAAGCTTCAACCAGGCGAGAGCTAACTAATGAAATTACAACCCTCAAATCGCAAGTTGTTGGTAAACAAGCTCCAGAAGCTTAA
- a CDS encoding pentapeptide repeat-containing protein, whose protein sequence is MKLKLFAALALAAPLFFISSVNAGNSRDLERLTSTGECTGCNLSGVNLSGAHLIGADLRGANLQSANLSGANLEGADLTNANLKGANLTEALVTNVNFKKANLNSVNFTRAQIYDSNVYGASMENMNITDADIYHTGIGVGGEGEGEVFPDWD, encoded by the coding sequence ATGAAACTCAAGCTATTCGCGGCTTTAGCCTTAGCAGCTCCCCTCTTTTTCATTAGCTCAGTCAACGCTGGGAATTCGCGAGATTTAGAAAGGTTAACTTCAACTGGGGAATGTACTGGGTGTAATCTATCAGGTGTGAACCTCAGTGGCGCTCATTTAATTGGTGCTGATTTACGAGGAGCAAATCTCCAAAGTGCTAACCTCTCTGGAGCCAACCTCGAAGGTGCTGATCTCACCAACGCTAATTTGAAAGGGGCTAACTTAACAGAAGCTTTAGTCACTAACGTCAATTTCAAGAAAGCCAATCTCAACAGCGTGAATTTTACTCGCGCTCAAATTTACGACTCTAATGTGTACGGTGCATCAATGGAAAACATGAATATCACTGATGCTGACATCTATCACACTGGAATCGGGGTTGGTGGAGAAGGCGAGGGTGAAGTATTTCCTGATTGGGACTAG
- a CDS encoding alpha/beta hydrolase produces MSVIQDSWKHEYITTNGVKLHYVTQGAGPLMLMLHGFPEFWYSWRHQIPEFAKYFQVVALDLRGYNDSDKPQEQSAYIMDELIKDVEGVIKGLGYDKCILVGHDWGGAIAWSFAYAHPQMLERLIILNLPHPAKFAQGLLTPQQLLRSWYIFLFQLPWLPEFLLQSSDYQLIEKTLQGTAVNKNAFTQADLNAYKDAAAKRGAIAAMLNYYRNNLQQFMPNKNWGILHVPTLMIWGENDTALGKELTYDTAAYVKDLQIKYIPRCGHWVQQEQPELVNQYIKEYLVL; encoded by the coding sequence ATGTCTGTCATACAAGATTCTTGGAAACACGAATATATAACTACCAATGGGGTGAAACTGCACTATGTTACCCAAGGTGCAGGCCCTTTAATGCTGATGTTACATGGCTTTCCGGAATTTTGGTATTCTTGGCGGCATCAAATACCAGAATTTGCTAAGTATTTCCAAGTCGTTGCTCTTGATTTGCGTGGCTATAACGATAGTGATAAACCACAAGAACAATCAGCTTATATTATGGATGAATTGATTAAAGATGTAGAGGGAGTAATTAAAGGATTAGGATACGACAAGTGTATTTTAGTTGGACATGATTGGGGAGGTGCGATCGCTTGGTCTTTTGCTTATGCTCACCCCCAGATGCTAGAGCGGTTAATTATACTTAATCTACCTCATCCTGCCAAGTTTGCCCAAGGCTTATTAACTCCCCAGCAGTTGCTACGCAGTTGGTACATCTTCTTATTCCAGCTACCTTGGCTACCAGAATTTTTATTACAATCTTCAGACTATCAACTCATTGAAAAGACTCTTCAAGGCACAGCAGTTAATAAAAATGCTTTCACTCAAGCAGACCTCAATGCTTATAAAGATGCTGCTGCCAAACGTGGTGCGATCGCTGCAATGTTGAATTATTATCGCAATAATTTACAGCAGTTTATGCCCAATAAAAATTGGGGTATTTTGCATGTGCCAACACTGATGATTTGGGGAGAAAACGATACTGCACTCGGTAAGGAACTCACCTACGACACTGCTGCTTATGTCAAAGACCTGCAAATTAAGTATATTCCCCGTTGCGGGCATTGGGTGCAGCAAGAACAGCCTGAATTAGTTAATCAGTATATCAAAGAATATTTAGTGCTTTAA
- a CDS encoding family 10 glycosylhydrolase, translating into MEIRGVWLTTTDSKVLSSQQRIAEAMDFLAETGFNVVFPVVWNKGTTLYPSQTMQQTFGVEIEPLFVSRDPLEEVVQQARRVGLKIIPWFEYGFASSYNLNGGKLLEKKPEWAARDCNGNLLKKNNFEWLNSLDPQVQEFLLNLVLEVVNNYDVDGIQGDDRFPALPSEGGYDQGTVSRYQQQFAQNPPQNPKNPQWLQWRADILTDYLARLSSEVKAVNSKLLVSMSPNIYDWGFQEYLQDTPAWLKRGLVDIIHPQIYRREFHSYKAIADQLVNQQFTDATLPRLAPGILIKLGNYSISPEYLVQAIEYNRQLGIQGEVFFFYEGLRENDNALAKVLRNGPYAQSAAFPTLSDLSRSAGSNKRSSSIWQRLARFWGNL; encoded by the coding sequence ATGGAAATACGTGGTGTCTGGTTGACCACTACCGACAGTAAGGTACTCAGTTCACAGCAACGCATTGCTGAGGCGATGGATTTTCTGGCTGAAACTGGGTTTAATGTGGTGTTTCCTGTTGTTTGGAACAAGGGAACCACGCTCTATCCCAGCCAGACAATGCAGCAAACTTTTGGGGTGGAAATTGAGCCTTTGTTTGTGAGTCGTGACCCTCTAGAAGAAGTAGTTCAACAAGCACGGCGGGTGGGATTAAAAATTATCCCTTGGTTTGAATACGGCTTTGCTAGTTCTTACAACTTGAATGGTGGTAAACTTTTAGAGAAGAAACCAGAATGGGCAGCCCGTGACTGTAACGGCAACCTCCTGAAGAAAAACAATTTTGAGTGGTTAAATTCCCTTGACCCCCAAGTACAAGAATTTTTGTTGAACTTGGTGCTGGAAGTGGTGAATAATTATGATGTTGATGGCATTCAAGGAGACGATCGCTTTCCGGCGTTACCCTCTGAAGGCGGCTATGACCAAGGAACTGTCAGCCGCTATCAGCAACAGTTTGCTCAAAATCCGCCACAGAACCCCAAAAATCCGCAATGGCTACAGTGGCGTGCAGATATCCTCACAGACTACTTGGCGCGTCTTTCCAGCGAAGTGAAAGCGGTTAATTCTAAATTGTTAGTTTCCATGTCTCCTAATATTTATGATTGGGGATTTCAGGAATACTTGCAAGACACTCCTGCATGGCTGAAACGGGGACTAGTCGATATTATCCACCCACAAATTTATCGCCGTGAGTTTCATAGCTATAAAGCGATCGCTGATCAACTGGTAAATCAGCAGTTCACAGATGCGACTTTACCAAGGTTAGCACCAGGAATTTTAATCAAGCTGGGCAACTACTCTATTAGTCCAGAATATCTAGTACAGGCAATTGAATACAATCGCCAGCTTGGCATTCAAGGCGAGGTATTCTTTTTTTACGAAGGTTTGCGAGAAAATGACAACGCCTTAGCTAAGGTGTTGCGAAATGGCCCCTATGCTCAGTCGGCTGCTTTTCCCACTTTATCAGATTTGAGCCGAAGTGCTGGGAGTAATAAAAGGTCATCTTCAATTTGGCAACGACTGGCGAGGTTTTGGGGAAATCTTTAG
- a CDS encoding serine hydrolase, with the protein MEGLSEFINKAMQEWKIPGLAIAIVKDSEIIFCEGFGKRDIEQNLTVTPKTLFAIASCTKSFTTMAMGILVDRGKLDWDKPVRNYLPSFKLYDSYATEHITLRDLVTHRSGLPRHDVMWYKSPLTRKELIERLQYLEPTHELRSVFQYQNLMYMTAGYLVGEIAQSSWEEFVQQEILNPLEMRDSNFSVDKSQTSDNFALTYTEKDDKIEKIPFCNVDTSGPAGSINSNVVDMANWMILHLNQGKYGDKQIISTSNLSQMHYPQIVIGEPLEYDELFYYFYGFGWFVSTYRGHHFVQHSGNIDGFSARVTLLPQDKIGVVVLTNLDKHPVIHTVSYYVCDRLLSLEEVPWNERMKKKYAQDKEAYAKAKEQIASARKTGTQPSHPLEDYTGDFEHPAYGILTVAINDNHLTATLNSIIYKLEHYHYDIFLESEVLDEPQLISFLTDTKGNITRLSIPLEATGKEILFTRLPESSSC; encoded by the coding sequence ATGGAAGGTCTGAGTGAATTTATCAACAAGGCGATGCAAGAGTGGAAAATACCTGGACTAGCGATCGCAATTGTTAAAGATAGTGAAATAATTTTTTGTGAAGGCTTTGGCAAGCGAGATATAGAACAAAATTTAACTGTTACACCCAAAACTCTCTTCGCCATTGCTTCTTGTACGAAATCTTTTACGACAATGGCCATGGGTATTTTGGTAGATCGTGGCAAATTAGATTGGGATAAACCTGTTAGAAATTATCTGCCCTCTTTTAAACTTTATGACTCTTATGCAACTGAACATATAACACTTCGTGACCTCGTAACTCATCGGTCTGGCTTACCCCGTCACGATGTTATGTGGTACAAAAGTCCCCTCACCCGTAAAGAATTAATCGAACGCTTACAATATCTCGAACCCACTCACGAATTGCGTAGTGTTTTTCAATATCAAAATTTAATGTACATGACCGCTGGCTACTTAGTTGGTGAAATTGCACAGAGTAGCTGGGAAGAATTTGTACAACAGGAAATTTTGAATCCTTTAGAAATGAGAGACAGTAATTTCTCTGTAGATAAATCCCAAACATCTGATAATTTTGCACTTACTTATACAGAAAAAGACGACAAAATCGAGAAAATACCCTTTTGTAATGTTGATACTTCTGGGCCAGCAGGTTCGATAAATTCCAACGTTGTTGATATGGCTAATTGGATGATACTCCATCTGAATCAGGGTAAGTATGGCGATAAACAAATTATCTCAACAAGTAATTTGAGTCAGATGCACTATCCACAAATTGTGATTGGTGAACCACTGGAATATGATGAACTTTTCTATTATTTTTATGGTTTTGGATGGTTTGTTTCCACTTACCGAGGTCATCATTTCGTTCAGCATAGTGGTAATATTGATGGATTTTCTGCGCGGGTGACTTTGCTACCTCAAGACAAGATTGGTGTAGTAGTTCTGACTAATTTGGATAAACACCCAGTCATACATACTGTGTCTTATTATGTATGCGATCGCTTACTGAGTTTAGAGGAAGTTCCTTGGAATGAACGAATGAAGAAAAAATATGCTCAAGACAAAGAAGCTTATGCAAAAGCTAAAGAGCAAATCGCCTCAGCCCGTAAAACTGGCACCCAACCTTCTCATCCTCTAGAAGATTACACAGGTGATTTTGAGCATCCAGCATACGGAATCTTAACAGTTGCAATTAATGATAACCATTTAACAGCAACTCTTAATTCAATAATTTATAAATTAGAACACTACCATTATGATATTTTTCTGGAATCTGAAGTATTAGATGAACCACAACTTATATCTTTCTTAACTGATACCAAAGGCAATATTACTAGGCTTAGCATTCCCTTAGAAGCAACTGGGAAAGAGATTTTATTTACCCGCTTACCTGAAAGCAGTTCTTGTTAA
- a CDS encoding helix-turn-helix domain-containing protein: MDESTLNALCKALKCQPGDLLVYEEDQPDAK; the protein is encoded by the coding sequence ATTGACGAATCTACCTTGAATGCACTTTGCAAAGCACTCAAGTGTCAACCAGGGGACTTGTTAGTTTATGAAGAGGATCAGCCTGATGCTAAATAG